In Pirellula sp. SH-Sr6A, the DNA window TACCCAAGGCGCCATGATTTTTCCGGTGCGAGGCTGTTGAATCTCTCCTTGGGCACTAGTCCAAATCCACAGTTCATTGGGGCGCGTCGTGTTCTTGCGCTGCACCCGATTGAAAAACGCGCTCAGCCCATAGTAGTTGTCCTGAGTCCATCGTTCAAAAGGATGGTTGTGGCATTTGGCGCACTGCAATCTTGCCCCTAGAAACAATTGCGAGACGGTTTCCACGCTCTCCTGTGCATCTTTGGCCGTCCGGTAGAAGTTGGCTTCTGGATGAAGAAAGGTACTCCCTTTGGAGAGTAGTAATTCCCTCGCGAACTGATCGTAAGGTTTGTTGGCAGCGAATGCTTCTTCAATCCATCGGTGGTATTTATAGACCCCTTCTTCGGTCACTCCTTTGGTTGTCACACGAAGGAGATCGCCCCATTTCAGTGCCCAGAAACTCGCGTATTCCGGCCGATCCAGAAGCTGATCGATCCATTTGGAACGTTTGCCAGGATCCGTGCTCGCCAGAAACTCTCGCGTCTCGCTCGGCGTCGGGAGCTGACCGATGACATCGAGCGAGGAACGACGCAAGAATGTCGCATCGTCGCACACGGGAGATGCGTTGATTTGAAATCGCTCGAGCTTTGTATCCACCAACCCATCGATCCAATTCAATTCAGGTTGCTTAACCCATTGGAATTCTGGTTGGGAGTCGATAAAGACGAATGGAATCGATTCGATATGTTCCAGGAACCGAACCAAAATAACCGTTTCCCCTTGTGATTTGGGCGTCACGATCCCTTGCTTGGACACCGTTGCGACAGTGCTGCTCGAACTCTCGTACGAGACCAAGTCGGTGACGTCTCGCGAGGTGCCATTGGCGAAATGAGCCATGACGATGAGCTTTTGTTGACCAGTCTGGAGCGGAAGGGTTCGCGCATCGTTGGGATAGACTTCTAGCTTTACGCAGCGCGCTGCATCAGGTGGATCCAGCTTCGCTCCTCCCGCAATCCAGTCATGAAGGACGCGGTAAGCGGCCTCCCCTTTCTTGAGTTGCATGCCGCCACCATGCGAAACCTTCATCAAGGCTTTTTTGATCAACAGGCTCTCGTCCGGCTCGAGGGTATTAACTCGGCGTGCAGCGTATTCGTTTACGAGCGTGAGGGAATCTAGTTCTTTGTCAAACGCCCTCAACGAAAGCCGGAACCCCCCTTTGCCACTCGGTGAACCATGGCATGCACCGGAGTTGCATCCCTGTTTCGACAACGCCACGAGCACTTCGTTCTCGAATTCCACAGACGCCGTTTTGCCTGAGAGTTCGACGGTTACGGGAACACGGATGCTATGCTTGCCAAGTTTCCCTGTAACGGTACCTGCTCCCGAATCCTTGGGATAGAAAATCCCACCCTTCACTTCTCCCAACTTCGGATCGGAAACCGTCCACTCGACGTAATCGGACCAATCGCGGACCATGCCTGACGAATCCCATCCGGATAACGAAAGTCGCTGATGGTCCCGGCTCCGATGCACCGCGATGCGTTGAGGAAAAAACTCGACGCGCTCCGGGGAGTCGTACCATTCCATCGGGAGCTCGAACGTTCCAAGCCGTCCAATCCCTTGCGTTTCATAATAGAAGGGGACAGAAAACGATTCGGGATACACTTTATCAGCGGTCGACTTATCAGCGGTCGACGTTCGAGCGAGGGACAAGTGAACATGTTCCTTGTTAACGCTTCCCTTGACCGTCCAGTGGTTTGCAATTTCCATGGCTGGAAACTCCGCCCCCGCCGGTAAGGAACCTTGCAATGCAGCCAAGGCAATCTTCCATTCCAACGCTTCGCTTTCTCGACTGCGACGCGACACGTCCGGTGCACGAGCCGAAGCGGGTGCGTCTGATGCAGCCGTTGTCAGAACGACTCCACGGTGCTGTTTCCATCGAGCCGGATACGGTTGATTGGGATGCTTAGCTCGAAGCCAAGACAGATTCGAAACCACTTTCGCTGCCGGGAGGTCGCTTCCGCTGGCCTCCTGGGACACGGGGGATGCAACGAAGCGAAGCCATTGGACCTCGCCCGCTTCCCAATCTGTGGCTGCTTGGACATAGCACCGTGCACCGACTTGTTTCGCCTCGATGCGTGGATTGAGAACCCGCCAACCTGCAGGTTCTTCGCATCGAATTTCGATCGGACCCTCGTATCCTTGACGCTGAACAACCAAATCAACGGCAATCGCACCCGCTTTCACGTCCGCCAAGCGTGCTTCCGTCCCTTTCGGATCCACTTTCCACACCACGTCGAAGTCGTTTTTCCACTTGATTTCGATCGCATACCCGTAGTTCGGGCCGCCTCGCCGTAGCAAATCGTTGACCCGAAGCTGATAGGTCCCCGTTTCCGTGACAGGAAACTCTAATATCCATTCGTCCTGATCCTGGACGGGTGATTCGGCGACCTTGGTCATTCCCTCCTTCCAAAGCTCAGCTCTCAACAAAGCGGGTGAGCCGAGGGATCGGGTTTGGGTTGCGATTCGAAGTGTCTTGCCCTTCTCGGCTTGAAACCAGAAAGAGTCTTGCTCGGAATCTAACTGCAGATGACCGACCAAGGTAAATGGCGGCTTCGGCGCGGCAGGGGAGTTGGATTTGAGCGACGTATCTGTTTCATCCAGTACCGATGTGGAAGATTGATAGACAATGGACGGAAACGCAAACGGGTTTGAACTCGGAAGGATCCAATGCGGTGTCCCTTTCGGGTCGCTCAGTTCGAGCCCATCTTTTGGGGATCGGTGCGCGAGAAGGGGGGAGATGGTTTGGTCATCATAGGCGGGTGAGAGCCTGACGAGGTAATTGCCACCACCAAGGAATCGACTGTCTCGTACCGCAAGGGTATACCATCCGCTTTTTTCAATCGCGACGTGGCATTGACTGTCGGGTCCCAGTTCGGTGTCGTCGACCGATGCGATCTGCTTCCGGTCGGGATCGTACAATTTCACATAGCTGTCCATATTGCTTCCCAATCGCTGTGCAAGCACATCGATGAAAAGCAAATCTCCTTCGAAAGCGTAGAACCGATAGAAGTCCGTGTGGGATGCCTCCGTTTTGCCTTCGATGACCGAAGGGAACGAGACGGCGATGGCGTTCTCGAACAAGTGATTGTCGGTGCCCGTTTCGGACGCGTAGGGGAGCGTATCCAAGATCACGTGATGCGCCGAGCTGACTGCCGATTTGCTTGAGAGCCAAACACCCGCTTCGGTCGGAGGCATACCTGGTGGAACATCGATTTCCACCTCCAGCTTCTCACTGGTCGACGCGAGGACTTTGCATTGGAGCTTCTCGGTAAAGAGCAACCGAATCTCGTCGGACATGCCTTTGCCTGTGAAGGTCACTCGATTCTTGGCGCCGATAGTCCAATCAACGGGAGAGACCGAATGGACTTGAAGCTGCGCTACACATGTTTGGCAGCACAACGCGAGCAGCAGGAGCGGTAACCAAGTGAAGGGGGGCATGGAGCGAAACGAACGGGTCATAGGGAGGGAATCCAGGTGGGCAGGAGGTGAAACTAGATCAGTCCGTCGATGGGCTCACCGTAATAAATCGCATGGGGCCGATCGACGGCGTCCATCCAAACCGCTTCGCGAGGAAGACCGAGCAAGTGGTAAATCGTCGCTGCAAAACTTTCGGGAGAGACAGGTGAATCGACCGGGAATTCTCCTCTCGCATCCGACTTGCCCACCACGACACCGGGACGTATTCCACCTCCGGCAAAAAGAACAGACTGGAGCGCTCCCCAGTGGTCTCGCCCAGGAAGTTTGTAATGCTGGGCCAAGTGAGTGATTTTCGGAGTTCTTCCAAATTCGCCAGCCATCACAATCAGCGTCTCGTCGAGTTGGCCAGACTCGTGCAAGTCCTCAATCAGCGCCGACAGTGATTGATCCATGGGAGGTAGCAATCGGTCTTTCAAATGGGGAAAGGCGTTGCCATGGGTATCCCAAGTTTCATTGTTTCCCAAGTTCACTTGGATGAGCGGTACCCCCGCGTCGACTAAATGACGCGCCATCAGCAAGGACCAGCCGAACGAATGGGGGCCATAGCGCTCCACTTGCTTCGCATCGAACTTGCGAATGTCGAGCGCCTTCTGAACCTTAGGGTCCACCATGAGCGATACGGCCGCTTGACGCTGTGCATCGAAACGCTGCGTGACTGCAGCAACCTCGAGTTGTCGCTTTTGTCTATTAAGGTTCTCCAAAAGTTCTAGACGCCCATGCACGTCTCGCATTCCCAATCCATGAGGAAGAGTCAATTGGGGAGCTTGGAACACGCGATCGTCTGTTCCAGGCCTCTGCTGATGGTCGAATGCGTATTGAGGAAATGCGCCGTAGGAAGCCTTATGGAATGGTGACGCTTCAAGAAACCAAGGGTCATGGTTCTGTCCCATCTCGCCCGCATGTTGGCCGGGGATTATGCGTCCGGTGTTATGCACCAATCGCTCGGGAAGAACGACGGCAGGCGGCAAGTTATTTTGGGAGGGAAGAGCATAACCCACGTTGGCGGCAATCGAGGGGAAATCGGACCGACTGGGTTGGTTCGGGTTGAAGCCTGTAGGCAAGTTCGATCGACCCGTTAGCAAAATATGATGCCCAGTCGAATGATCATTCGAAGGGTGCGAAAGCGATCGGCAGAGGGACCAGAGATGACTTGTCGAGGCCAATCTAGGAAGATGCTCGCAGATCTGAAGCCCCGGCGTTTGGGTCGCGATAGGACGGAATTCTCCCCGAATATCCTCGGGTGCCTCGGGCTTCATGTCAAAGCTCTCGTGCTGCGACAGTCCACCTGAAAGGAAGATGAAAATGCAAGACTTCGCCTTGCCGGTGGGGCGCGAATTCTCAGCAGCAGTCGCCGCGCGGAGCCCGAGCAGATGATTGCTCCCCAGCCCTAAAATTCCAACCGCACCCATTTGAAGCGCAGTCCTCCTGGCGAGTCCAGAATGATGCCAATCAACCGAATCCTTCGGTTTTTCATTGCGAGAGAAAGCCATGGGAGGGAATCCTAATGGGACGGGTGGGTGGCTTTGAGGTGGGATGGAGTCCTCGTAAAGTATAGTCGATTTCTCTATACGCGTGGTGTGTTATCGTCTCAAGTGCTCCTCAGTGGGGACATGACGTCAAGCAGGCGTTGCATTCAAAAATCCGTTACAATGCGGGTCCAGCCTTTGAGTCGCCTATCCCCTTCCTTCCCTCCTTACGATCTCTGAAGACCACGAAACTTCCCTCGCCTCTGGAAGTGCAACCCGGTCGGAGTCTCCGCCAATGTTATCTTTTCAAGGTCGTTCTGCCCGTCTATGCGATGGCCTATCTCGTCGTGAGTGGCTGAAAGTGGGTGGTATCAGTGCAGGAGCCTTGTCCCTGGCTGATCTATTACGAATCCAAAACGCCAAGGGGGCCGACCCATTGCAGGGAGATGCGCCGAAGCGCCTATCTGGATTTGGCCAAGCGAAACACTGCATTGTGCTATTCCTTTTAGGAGGGCCTCCGCAGCATGAGACTTGGGATCCGAAGCCTGAGGCACCTGAGGAAGTTCGAGGGCAATTTGGCTCGATCGAAACAGCCACGCCCGGCCTGCGAGTCGGCGAGCTGATGCCTCTCACTGCCAAACTTACGAATAAGATCGCAGTCCTAAGAGCATTGGCCACGGACGACAATGCGCACTCTTCGAGCGGCTATTGGATGTTGACCGGGCATCCCCACGCGCCTAAGAATTCGGAGAATGCTCTCCCCGGTGCCCCCAACAATTGGCCTTCGATTGCAGCAGTCGTTCGACATCTCAAAGGGGACTCAGGTGCATTGCCTGGTTCTGTTCGGTTGCCGGAAGAAATCTGGAACACTGGCCGGCTTCTTTGGCCGGGGCAGGACGCGGGCTGGCTCGATAGTCAATCCGACCCCTGGCTTATCACTTGCGATCCTAACAAACCCGATTTCCGAGTCCCCGACATCGCGCTTCCAAACGATATCTCCAGCGAACGTTTTGCGCAGCGTCGTGACTTTCTCCACGCGCTCAATCGACGACTCGACCAAATCCAATCGCATGCTTCGGTGCAACGTTGGACCTCTTGGCAATCCAAGGCGGTGGAACTGCTTCAAACTCCTGCTGCACAACGTGCATTCGCCTTGGACAAGGAGACAGAAGCCGTGCGGGATCGCTACGGAAGAAATCGATTCGGTCAGAGTGTTTTGCTCGCGCGTCGCATGATCGAAGCGGGGGTGTCGCTCGTTCAAGTTAATTGGACAAGATGGGAAAACGACGAAGATGTCGCCCCCGCCTGGGATTCCCACGCAAAACATAATGAACGGATCAAAAACGCACTGATGCCCCCGATGGATCAAGCCTACTCCGCTTTGCTAGAAGACTTGGAGCAAAGCGGTTTATTGGATGAGACGCTCGTGGTATGGATCGGAGAGTTTGGTAGAACCCCACGCTTTAATGCCGCCGGAGGTCGCGACCATTGGGGCCATGTCTTCAGTGGGGCACTCGCTGGAGGCGGTGTAAAGGGCGGGACTGTCTTCGGTGCATCGGATCGTCAAGGAGCCTACCCACTGGAGGGGCGAGTCGAACCCCAAGATTTGGCGGCAACCATCTTTCACTGTCTGGGGTTCGGTCCATCGACTGAATTGAAAGACCGATTCGGGAGGCCATTGGCAATTAGCAATGGTACCCCTATTCAAGCGATACTTTAGTGGCCGATCGTGGATGGGGCCGTTTGCTTTCCCCCTGCAAAATTTCATCCGTCGATTCCGGATCCACGCTGCGGCAGCATTCGACCAATCGATCGGCTAACGCGTAGAGTGGATCCTCCCAATCCTCTTGCTTGCTTTCGGATGGCGCGATCTGAGCGATCTCCTCGACCAGCAGTATGAATCGAAGCACATGTCGGAACAGCAGTCCTTCGTGTTTCTGAAGCCCTCGTGCGACGATGTACTTGTTGAAATCGCCACCGAATTCGAGCAACTCGCCAACGACCCAAACTCCGCGTGTGAAAACATCATGCACGCCAGGAAATTCGTAATCGAAGACTCGCCGCAATTTCTCTGCGAGCACCAAGGGCCGAGGAGGTGGTTCGTCTCGACTTTCCCAACGTCGATAGCGACCCTTCATCCCTCCAGCCTCCGCCTGAAGCTGCTCGGCGTCCGGTTCTTCTTCTTCATCCTCCGCTCGCCCGGTGAGCTCTGCGGCGCTGGCCAGTCCCAGAGAGAGGAGTTGAGGATGCAAGATCGAGTGGGCGAGCGGACCAGGTGGCAATTGATCCGGAAACGGGACCCGAACAATCTTGGCGATGTTCGCAGGCAACTCAAGAACGCTCTCGAGCGCTTGGATACGTTCCCCCTCATCTGCGTACTGCAGCATGTTGACTAAATAGAGTCCGTAAATCGGGTTGATGCTGCGGAGCTGCGAAAGGTAGGCTAAACGATCAGTCGGTACAGCTAATTCCGGACGGTACGATTCGAGATCCAACGCGATCGGTTCCTCTTCACTCAGAGGAGATCCCGCCGTTGGCAGGTCCTCGTCTTCTTCCGTTTCGGCTTCGGGGAGGTCGATATCGAGCCAACGTGGCTGAGTCGTTTTCTTTTGGGAAGAGGGAGGGGTTGCGGTGGGTTGCAACGGCTGAGGCTTGGGGGTCAGCTCGATGAAACCTGCTTTCCAGAGGGTAACGAGCATGCGATTGAGGTCCTTTTGGCCCTTGGCAATCTGATCGGCGGTTTGCAATCTCCGTCCGACAAGATCGCGAAGCGGCTGCACCTGGGAGTCGTTGAGAAGCAGATAGGCGAGCAGCCGCCATGGCAACATGCCGCGACTCTCGAGTTTGGCAGCGGGGGCATTGCGTAGCTTTTCGAATTGCTCGCGAGTCCAATACGTCTCGCCCGCTCTCTTCGTCGGCATCTTCTTTTTAAGCTGCTTCTTGGCGCGAAGAAGATTGGGATCCTTGGTGTCCTCAGGAATCTGATCGTACTGCTGCTTCCATCGCAGGTACTTCACGTCGTCTTCATGTGCGAGCACATAAACGAATCCCTGCGTGTCGTATTGAGGGCGTCCCGCACGCCCAAATATCTGATGCGCAGTGCTGGGCTCGACAATCTTCTTCTTGCCGAACGGACCCTTGACAATGCTTGGTAGAACGACACTCCGTGCGGGTAGATTGATCCCCGCGGAAAGCGTCTCGGTACATACGGTGACGCTGAGCAATTTCTCTTGAAAAAGCTGCTCGACGAGACGGCGGTACTTGGGCATGATGCCCGCGTGGTGCACCCCGACGCCGCGGATGAGGATCTGTTTGAGTTTGGGGCCTGCGCCTTTAGAGAAGTCGAATGTCTCAATCCGTTTGGTGATGATCGCCTGCCGCTCTTTGTCGATGAGCTTCTTTCCTTTTAGCAGCTCCGAAACTTGCCAGCACTGCTCGCGATTAAAGCAGAATACCAATCC includes these proteins:
- a CDS encoding DUF1549 and DUF1553 domain-containing protein; this encodes MTRSFRSMPPFTWLPLLLLALCCQTCVAQLQVHSVSPVDWTIGAKNRVTFTGKGMSDEIRLLFTEKLQCKVLASTSEKLEVEIDVPPGMPPTEAGVWLSSKSAVSSAHHVILDTLPYASETGTDNHLFENAIAVSFPSVIEGKTEASHTDFYRFYAFEGDLLFIDVLAQRLGSNMDSYVKLYDPDRKQIASVDDTELGPDSQCHVAIEKSGWYTLAVRDSRFLGGGNYLVRLSPAYDDQTISPLLAHRSPKDGLELSDPKGTPHWILPSSNPFAFPSIVYQSSTSVLDETDTSLKSNSPAAPKPPFTLVGHLQLDSEQDSFWFQAEKGKTLRIATQTRSLGSPALLRAELWKEGMTKVAESPVQDQDEWILEFPVTETGTYQLRVNDLLRRGGPNYGYAIEIKWKNDFDVVWKVDPKGTEARLADVKAGAIAVDLVVQRQGYEGPIEIRCEEPAGWRVLNPRIEAKQVGARCYVQAATDWEAGEVQWLRFVASPVSQEASGSDLPAAKVVSNLSWLRAKHPNQPYPARWKQHRGVVLTTAASDAPASARAPDVSRRSRESEALEWKIALAALQGSLPAGAEFPAMEIANHWTVKGSVNKEHVHLSLARTSTADKSTADKVYPESFSVPFYYETQGIGRLGTFELPMEWYDSPERVEFFPQRIAVHRSRDHQRLSLSGWDSSGMVRDWSDYVEWTVSDPKLGEVKGGIFYPKDSGAGTVTGKLGKHSIRVPVTVELSGKTASVEFENEVLVALSKQGCNSGACHGSPSGKGGFRLSLRAFDKELDSLTLVNEYAARRVNTLEPDESLLIKKALMKVSHGGGMQLKKGEAAYRVLHDWIAGGAKLDPPDAARCVKLEVYPNDARTLPLQTGQQKLIVMAHFANGTSRDVTDLVSYESSSSTVATVSKQGIVTPKSQGETVILVRFLEHIESIPFVFIDSQPEFQWVKQPELNWIDGLVDTKLERFQINASPVCDDATFLRRSSLDVIGQLPTPSETREFLASTDPGKRSKWIDQLLDRPEYASFWALKWGDLLRVTTKGVTEEGVYKYHRWIEEAFAANKPYDQFARELLLSKGSTFLHPEANFYRTAKDAQESVETVSQLFLGARLQCAKCHNHPFERWTQDNYYGLSAFFNRVQRKNTTRPNELWIWTSAQGEIQQPRTGKIMAPWVPGELAALAADADRRQAFVEWLVNPENPYFARVEANRIWSQLFARGIVDPIDDFRDSNPPTNKPLLDGLSQFFVEQGYNRKALLRVILNSRTYQADFATHPSNEEDALYFSHQEPRLLSAEPLLDAVNHLLGTEQRFGVLPEGTKATQLPAPDVAKLEFLRVFGQPERSTVCACERLDESNLGMAIELFNGSFLYEKLRAPENRFRRMLHSGSDLKAIIQELYLAGFCREPSEEELQRCVAHCQSKDSLEAGLEDLCWVLLNTDEFLFQH
- a CDS encoding DUF1501 domain-containing protein → MAFSRNEKPKDSVDWHHSGLARRTALQMGAVGILGLGSNHLLGLRAATAAENSRPTGKAKSCIFIFLSGGLSQHESFDMKPEAPEDIRGEFRPIATQTPGLQICEHLPRLASTSHLWSLCRSLSHPSNDHSTGHHILLTGRSNLPTGFNPNQPSRSDFPSIAANVGYALPSQNNLPPAVVLPERLVHNTGRIIPGQHAGEMGQNHDPWFLEASPFHKASYGAFPQYAFDHQQRPGTDDRVFQAPQLTLPHGLGMRDVHGRLELLENLNRQKRQLEVAAVTQRFDAQRQAAVSLMVDPKVQKALDIRKFDAKQVERYGPHSFGWSLLMARHLVDAGVPLIQVNLGNNETWDTHGNAFPHLKDRLLPPMDQSLSALIEDLHESGQLDETLIVMAGEFGRTPKITHLAQHYKLPGRDHWGALQSVLFAGGGIRPGVVVGKSDARGEFPVDSPVSPESFAATIYHLLGLPREAVWMDAVDRPHAIYYGEPIDGLI
- a CDS encoding DUF1501 domain-containing protein, whose product is MLSFQGRSARLCDGLSRREWLKVGGISAGALSLADLLRIQNAKGADPLQGDAPKRLSGFGQAKHCIVLFLLGGPPQHETWDPKPEAPEEVRGQFGSIETATPGLRVGELMPLTAKLTNKIAVLRALATDDNAHSSSGYWMLTGHPHAPKNSENALPGAPNNWPSIAAVVRHLKGDSGALPGSVRLPEEIWNTGRLLWPGQDAGWLDSQSDPWLITCDPNKPDFRVPDIALPNDISSERFAQRRDFLHALNRRLDQIQSHASVQRWTSWQSKAVELLQTPAAQRAFALDKETEAVRDRYGRNRFGQSVLLARRMIEAGVSLVQVNWTRWENDEDVAPAWDSHAKHNERIKNALMPPMDQAYSALLEDLEQSGLLDETLVVWIGEFGRTPRFNAAGGRDHWGHVFSGALAGGGVKGGTVFGASDRQGAYPLEGRVEPQDLAATIFHCLGFGPSTELKDRFGRPLAISNGTPIQAIL
- a CDS encoding DEAD/DEAH box helicase, whose translation is MSVDRLDIAAEYFEKLAYTPYPVQEEAIYAYFSSDQGVLVCAPTGTGKTLIAEAAIYEALRTGKRCYYTTPLIALTDQKLLEIQQTALRWGYPIDSIGLVTGNRRVNPDAPVLVVVAEILLNRLMGQENDNFDDVASVVMDEFHSFNDPERGIVWELTLGLMPKHVRTMLLSATIGNSVEFCSWLFRSHGRNLELVQGTERKVPLQFEWVDDAYLDEHLERIAEGDEAKRRTPGLVFCFNREQCWQVSELLKGKKLIDKERQAIITKRIETFDFSKGAGPKLKQILIRGVGVHHAGIMPKYRRLVEQLFQEKLLSVTVCTETLSAGINLPARSVVLPSIVKGPFGKKKIVEPSTAHQIFGRAGRPQYDTQGFVYVLAHEDDVKYLRWKQQYDQIPEDTKDPNLLRAKKQLKKKMPTKRAGETYWTREQFEKLRNAPAAKLESRGMLPWRLLAYLLLNDSQVQPLRDLVGRRLQTADQIAKGQKDLNRMLVTLWKAGFIELTPKPQPLQPTATPPSSQKKTTQPRWLDIDLPEAETEEDEDLPTAGSPLSEEEPIALDLESYRPELAVPTDRLAYLSQLRSINPIYGLYLVNMLQYADEGERIQALESVLELPANIAKIVRVPFPDQLPPGPLAHSILHPQLLSLGLASAAELTGRAEDEEEEPDAEQLQAEAGGMKGRYRRWESRDEPPPRPLVLAEKLRRVFDYEFPGVHDVFTRGVWVVGELLEFGGDFNKYIVARGLQKHEGLLFRHVLRFILLVEEIAQIAPSESKQEDWEDPLYALADRLVECCRSVDPESTDEILQGESKRPHPRSATKVSLE